A genomic window from Nocardioides rotundus includes:
- a CDS encoding MFS transporter: MTTSRSPLLVLALCWLIVVFDGYDLIVYGTTIPSLLEEPGWDLTPGSAGTIGSLAFAGMLVGALGAGNLSDRVGRRVTIIGCVAWFTVFTAACGFATSPEMFGTLRFLAGLGLGGLVPSANALASEMVLPRYRSIVATVMMSGVPIGGCIAALAALPTIPALGWQALYLYSGLGLVLVAVLVVLLPESPSWLRARARVDEAVAVESAYGVVYVESGDPAATTRPSIGTVLRAPYLTATLLFAAATIATLFAWYGLGTWLPKIAGDASLDLGSNPLTYLLALNLGAVTGSALTAWAATRIGPLRSAFGGAVAAALGLAFLLTGPTSAGPVYVALILAGIGTHGTACLLISAVAEHYPASLRGTALGFSLGSGRVGAVVAPSAAGWLLNAGLGPASSFVLFAAASGLAALVIAITYVVTRPATVPAAAPAA, encoded by the coding sequence ATGACCACGTCACGAAGCCCCCTCCTGGTGCTGGCTCTCTGCTGGCTGATCGTCGTCTTCGACGGCTATGACCTCATCGTCTACGGGACCACCATCCCGTCCCTGCTCGAGGAGCCCGGCTGGGACCTGACCCCCGGTTCGGCCGGCACCATCGGCAGCCTCGCCTTCGCCGGCATGCTCGTCGGCGCGCTCGGCGCGGGCAACCTGTCCGACCGGGTGGGCCGCCGGGTCACCATCATCGGCTGCGTCGCCTGGTTCACCGTGTTCACCGCGGCCTGCGGCTTCGCCACCAGCCCGGAGATGTTCGGGACCCTGCGCTTCCTCGCCGGCCTGGGCCTCGGCGGCCTGGTGCCCTCGGCGAACGCGCTCGCCTCCGAGATGGTGCTGCCCCGCTACCGCTCGATCGTGGCGACCGTGATGATGTCGGGGGTCCCGATCGGCGGCTGCATCGCCGCCCTCGCCGCGCTGCCCACGATCCCGGCGCTCGGCTGGCAGGCGCTCTACCTCTACTCCGGGCTCGGCCTGGTGCTGGTCGCCGTACTCGTGGTGCTCCTGCCCGAGTCGCCGAGCTGGCTGCGCGCCCGGGCGCGGGTGGACGAGGCCGTGGCGGTCGAGTCCGCCTACGGCGTGGTGTACGTCGAGTCCGGCGACCCCGCGGCGACCACCCGGCCCAGCATCGGCACGGTCCTGCGGGCGCCGTACCTCACCGCGACCCTGCTCTTCGCCGCCGCCACCATCGCCACCCTGTTCGCGTGGTACGGCCTGGGCACCTGGCTGCCCAAGATCGCCGGGGACGCCAGCCTGGACCTCGGCAGCAACCCGCTGACCTACCTGCTCGCCCTGAACCTCGGCGCCGTCACCGGGTCGGCGCTCACCGCCTGGGCCGCGACCCGGATCGGCCCGCTGCGCAGCGCGTTCGGCGGCGCGGTCGCGGCCGCGCTGGGACTCGCCTTCCTGCTGACCGGCCCGACCTCCGCCGGCCCCGTCTACGTCGCCTTGATCCTGGCCGGGATCGGGACGCACGGCACCGCCTGCCTGCTCATCTCCGCGGTGGCCGAGCACTACCCGGCCTCCCTGCGCGGCACGGCGCTCGGGTTCTCGCTCGGCTCGGGCCGGGTCGGCGCCGTCGTCGCCCCGTCCGCGGCGGGCTGGCTGCTGAACGCCGGCCTCGGGCCCGCCTCCAGCTTCGTGCTCTTCGCCGCGGCCAGCGGGCTCGCGGCGCTGGTCATCGCCATCACCTACGTCGTCACCCGGCCCGCGACGGTCCCCGCCGCCGCACCGGCCGCCTAG
- a CDS encoding IclR family transcriptional regulator — translation MPDHAMKTPPPYAIASVDHALRLATILQIEGSLSVTEAAERLGVARSTAHRLLAMLVYRDFAAREDRRYRAGPVLELAAHSRSAVARLREAALPHLRRLVDHLHETVNLIVRTGANARFVASLEGDQTLRLGSREGMVFPAHRTTGGLLLLAELSEEELEAVYAGEEPEAGEDAPPDLERLRAHLEQIRRCGYAVNQGLSERGVTAVGVLVRDSRGTALGSLAVALPTVRYEPEQLPRLVATLQHAAAGVEADLAEDAPA, via the coding sequence ATGCCCGACCACGCGATGAAGACCCCGCCGCCCTACGCGATCGCCAGCGTCGACCATGCCCTGCGGCTCGCGACGATCCTGCAGATCGAGGGCTCGCTCAGCGTGACGGAGGCGGCCGAGCGCCTGGGCGTCGCGCGCTCGACCGCGCACCGGCTGCTCGCGATGCTGGTCTACCGCGACTTCGCCGCGCGCGAGGACCGGCGCTATCGGGCCGGGCCGGTGCTGGAGCTGGCCGCCCACTCACGCTCGGCCGTCGCCCGTCTCCGTGAGGCTGCGTTGCCGCACCTGCGCCGGCTGGTCGACCACCTGCACGAGACGGTCAACCTGATCGTCCGCACCGGAGCCAACGCCCGGTTCGTCGCCAGTCTCGAGGGCGACCAGACGCTGCGGCTGGGCAGCCGCGAGGGGATGGTCTTCCCCGCCCACCGCACCACCGGCGGGCTGCTCCTGCTGGCCGAGCTGTCGGAGGAGGAGCTGGAGGCGGTGTACGCCGGCGAGGAGCCCGAGGCGGGCGAGGACGCGCCTCCCGACCTGGAGCGGCTGCGCGCCCACCTGGAGCAGATCCGGCGGTGTGGGTACGCCGTCAACCAGGGGCTCTCCGAGCGCGGCGTCACCGCCGTCGGCGTACTCGTCCGGGACTCCCGCGGCACCGCCCTCGGCAGCCTCGCCGTGGCGTTGCCCACCGTGCGCTACGAGCCCGAGCAGCTTCCCCGCCTGGTCGCCACGCTGCAGCACGCCGCCGCCGGGGTGGAGGCGGACCTGGCCGAGGACGCGCCCGCCTAG